The genomic DNA GACCGTTCCAGGTTGCGGCATGTGCGTTCAACCAGGAAGCCACGTGGAACGATTGCATCGTGGGGCGCGCGGTCTCTTCTTCACTGCGTGCGAGAAACAGCAAGGCTTCCACGATTTCTTGAAATGCGTGTGTTTGGGTACGCAGTCGTTCCATCGTGGAGATGTATTCGTCGACCGAACGAGTCCGTCGCAGCGTGACGTCGATCTGACCGAGCAACACGGTGATGGGCGACCTCAACTCGTGAGCGGCATCTCCGGCAAAACGCCTTTGCTGTTCAAAGGCGGCCTGTTGGCGGTCGAGCAAGTGATTGAACGTCGTTCCCAGTTCCGCAAGTTCGTCGCCGGAATCTTGCAGGACGAGACGCGATTGAAAATCGGATCCCGCGATCGATTGAGCCTGTGCGGCCATCGCCGATACGGGGCGGAGCGCCTGACGCACAATCCAACGTCCCAACGCTGCCGCCACACACCAGGCAACCAGCGGCAACAGCGTGACCAAAAGCGTCAATTGGGAAAGGATCAGGTCGCGTTTGGCAGTCGATCGCCCAACCACCACAATCAGCTCATCAAACTCATCGAGCTCTCGATTCAAGGCAACCGGATTCGGAGCGGACAAGCGATGGTAGAGGACTCTTCGTTGGCGATTCGGTTCGATGGGGGCCAATAGGTCGCCGTGAGATGCATTGCCCGCGGCCAACTCCATCGCCATCGAAGTCATCGCTTTACCGGCGCCGCGAGATTTTTCGACGACCCGGTCCTTGTCACCGATAACGACCCAATCGACTCCACCGAACTCATCGAGCGATCCGAAGGAGACCGAGTGTTCCAATGGTTGCCATTTGACTTCCGTCTCCTCGATCTCAGCGGCGGCGACAAAGGAGTTCAGAACGCCGCGTAACTCATGTTCAAACTGCGATTCGACATGTTGGCGCGTCACTGAATAGAACACTAGCGAATAGATCGTCAACGCGATCGCTAGGGTCAGAAGGAAGTAGGCCGATACCCGCGTGGTCAGCTTCATGCGCAACCCGCGTCGTGCGATTCCAGGATGTAACCTTGCCCTCGACGGGTTTGGATGATGCGTGGGCCAAGCTTTTCCAATTTGCGACGCAAGTCCTTCACATGGACTTCGAGCGTATTGGAAAGACCGTCAAAATTCTCGTCCCAGACGGTTTCATAAATCCGAGTTCGCGAAAGCACCCGCCCGGGATGACGAAGGAACATCGAGAGCAGCGAAAATTCCTTCGCCGTTAGATCGAGCGGTGTTCCCCCACGCGTGGCCCTTTGTTGGGCCAGATCGATGCGAACGTCGCGGAACTCCATGTAGACGCTGTCGGCTTGCCCCGGCCGTCGCAGAAGTGCCCGAACGCGCGCCAGAAGTTCTTCGAACGCAAACGGCTTGGTCAGGTAGTCGTCGGCGCCTGCGTCGAGTCCCGTGACGCGTTCGTTCACGCCATCGCGGGCGGTCAGAAAGAGTACGGGGGTTGTTCGGTTTTTCTGACGAAAGCGTTGCAAGATCTGAATGCCATCCTCCCCAGGCAACCACCAATCGAGAATGACCAAATCCCAGATCTCCGATTGCAGACGCAACCAAGCGTGCCGCCCTTC from Rosistilla carotiformis includes the following:
- a CDS encoding sensor histidine kinase, which codes for MKLTTRVSAYFLLTLAIALTIYSLVFYSVTRQHVESQFEHELRGVLNSFVAAAEIEETEVKWQPLEHSVSFGSLDEFGGVDWVVIGDKDRVVEKSRGAGKAMTSMAMELAAGNASHGDLLAPIEPNRQRRVLYHRLSAPNPVALNRELDEFDELIVVVGRSTAKRDLILSQLTLLVTLLPLVAWCVAAALGRWIVRQALRPVSAMAAQAQSIAGSDFQSRLVLQDSGDELAELGTTFNHLLDRQQAAFEQQRRFAGDAAHELRSPITVLLGQIDVTLRRTRSVDEYISTMERLRTQTHAFQEIVEALLFLARSEEETARPTMQSFHVASWLNAHAATWNGLPRAADLRLDNQIEHSIMVRGTSTLLARVLENLLSNAMKYSVSGSPIQVDATNNANHVIFRITDSGCGISATDQPHLFDPFFRSGEARRKGIAGNGLGLAIANRIATTLGGTLNVKSTLGRGSCFTLLLPIDVDGARSTANKIN
- a CDS encoding response regulator transcription factor, producing the protein MSVRILVVEDDPGIADFLIRGLNEEGYKAELAKEGRHAWLRLQSEIWDLVILDWWLPGEDGIQILQRFRQKNRTTPVLFLTARDGVNERVTGLDAGADDYLTKPFAFEELLARVRALLRRPGQADSVYMEFRDVRIDLAQQRATRGGTPLDLTAKEFSLLSMFLRHPGRVLSRTRIYETVWDENFDGLSNTLEVHVKDLRRKLEKLGPRIIQTRRGQGYILESHDAGCA